From Afipia carboxidovorans OM5, one genomic window encodes:
- a CDS encoding DUF4142 domain-containing protein: MFAKFSTAVAAVCLLTMPAFAQGAKLTDPQIAHIAYTAGVIDVTAARQALTKSQNKEVRAFADDMVRDHEAVNKQALDLVKKLKVTPEDNDTSRALTKQAADKQAELAKLSGPAYDKAYVANEVAFHKVVDDALAKQLIPSASNAELKGLLETGLKIFEGHLQHAEHALAGLK, translated from the coding sequence ATGTTCGCCAAATTCAGTACGGCTGTCGCAGCCGTTTGCCTGTTGACCATGCCGGCTTTCGCGCAGGGCGCGAAGCTGACCGATCCGCAGATCGCTCATATCGCCTATACCGCCGGCGTGATCGACGTCACCGCCGCCAGGCAGGCGCTGACCAAATCGCAAAACAAGGAAGTGCGTGCGTTCGCCGACGACATGGTGCGCGATCACGAGGCCGTCAACAAGCAGGCACTCGATCTGGTCAAGAAGCTGAAGGTCACACCGGAAGATAACGACACCAGCCGCGCGCTCACCAAGCAGGCGGCGGACAAGCAGGCCGAACTCGCCAAGCTGAGCGGACCGGCTTACGACAAGGCCTATGTCGCAAACGAGGTCGCCTTCCACAAAGTGGTGGATGATGCGCTGGCCAAGCAACTCATTCCTTCGGCGAGCAATGCCGAATTGAAGGGCCTGCTCGAAACCGGTCTGAAGATTTTCGAGGGCCATCTGCAGCACGCCGAGCATGCGCTGGCGGGTCTGAAGTAA
- a CDS encoding cupredoxin domain-containing protein — MRLMQNWLAPLAVAVAVASAPAHAETIRVTIEKLVYAPATVKAKVGDTIEWVNHDILAHTATVKGGWEVMIPPKQSGNFVVKKAETIDYYCRFHPNMKGRIEVTN, encoded by the coding sequence ATGCGCCTGATGCAAAATTGGCTTGCGCCTTTGGCTGTTGCAGTGGCGGTCGCGTCCGCCCCGGCCCATGCCGAAACCATTCGTGTGACGATCGAAAAACTGGTGTATGCGCCGGCGACGGTGAAAGCCAAAGTCGGCGACACCATCGAATGGGTCAATCACGACATTCTTGCCCATACGGCGACAGTGAAGGGTGGCTGGGAGGTGATGATCCCGCCCAAGCAGTCAGGCAACTTCGTGGTCAAGAAGGCGGAAACGATCGATTACTACTGCCGCTTTCATCCGAACATGAAAGGGCGGATCGAGGTCACGAACTGA
- a CDS encoding group III truncated hemoglobin, which yields MSNYAPSTPERRAALTEAIRAETGIDETLIANVVDEFYTRVRADELIGPIFNTRIADWGPHLAQMRAFWGSVALMTGEYHGQPMRKHLPLPVDAEHFDRWLKLFEETVNDLCNPKAAEHFMERARRIAESLELGIAGANGVMLGRGERFRQFAS from the coding sequence ATGTCCAATTATGCCCCGTCAACGCCCGAGCGTCGCGCCGCGCTGACCGAAGCGATTCGCGCCGAAACCGGCATCGACGAGACGCTGATCGCCAACGTCGTTGACGAGTTCTACACCCGCGTCCGCGCGGACGAACTGATCGGCCCGATCTTCAACACCCGTATTGCCGACTGGGGCCCGCATCTTGCCCAGATGCGCGCGTTCTGGGGCTCGGTCGCACTGATGACAGGCGAATACCACGGCCAGCCAATGCGCAAGCACCTGCCCCTGCCGGTCGATGCCGAGCATTTCGACCGTTGGCTGAAGCTGTTTGAAGAGACCGTGAACGATCTCTGCAATCCGAAGGCAGCCGAGCACTTCATGGAGCGGGCGCGGCGCATCGCCGAAAGCCTCGAGCTCGGCATCGCGGGCGCCAACGGCGTGATGCTGGGACGCGGCGAACGCTTCCGGCAGTTCGCTTCCTGA